A stretch of the Pseudomonas sp. ACM7 genome encodes the following:
- a CDS encoding MetQ/NlpA family ABC transporter substrate-binding protein, protein MKKTYLSHPVKALALALGLFSSITFAADAPLKVGTTAAFAIPLEAAVEEAKKQGLQVDLVEFSDWIAPNVSLAAGDIDVNYFQHVPFLENAKAAAGFDLVPFAPGIINNVGLYSKKYKSFDEFPEGASVAIANDPINSGRGLQLLAKAGLITLKPGVGYKATEEDIIANPKKIKILQVEAVQLVRAYDDADLVQGYPAYIRLSKTFDAGSALLFDGLDHKEYVIQFVIQPKSKTDPRLIKFVDIYQHSPAVRAALDKAHGKLYQAGWES, encoded by the coding sequence ATGAAAAAGACCTACCTCTCTCACCCAGTCAAAGCACTGGCCCTGGCCCTCGGCCTTTTCAGCTCCATCACCTTCGCCGCCGACGCGCCGCTGAAGGTCGGCACCACCGCCGCTTTCGCCATTCCCCTGGAAGCTGCCGTCGAAGAAGCCAAGAAACAGGGCCTGCAAGTCGACCTGGTGGAGTTCAGCGACTGGATCGCCCCCAACGTCAGCCTCGCTGCCGGTGACATTGACGTGAACTACTTCCAGCACGTCCCGTTCCTGGAAAACGCCAAGGCCGCCGCCGGTTTTGACCTGGTGCCGTTCGCGCCGGGGATCATCAACAACGTCGGCCTCTACTCGAAGAAATACAAAAGCTTCGACGAGTTCCCAGAAGGCGCCAGCGTGGCGATCGCCAATGACCCGATCAACAGCGGTCGTGGTTTGCAACTGTTGGCCAAGGCCGGACTGATCACGCTCAAACCGGGTGTCGGCTACAAAGCCACCGAAGAAGACATCATCGCCAACCCGAAGAAGATCAAAATCCTTCAGGTCGAAGCCGTGCAACTGGTGCGCGCCTATGACGACGCCGATCTGGTCCAGGGTTACCCAGCCTACATTCGCCTGTCGAAGACCTTCGATGCCGGCTCCGCCCTGCTGTTCGACGGTCTCGATCACAAGGAATACGTGATCCAGTTCGTGATCCAGCCGAAAAGCAAAACCGACCCGCGCCTGATCAAATTCGTCGACATCTACCAGCATTCACCGGCCGTTCGTGCAGCGCTGGATAAAGCCCATGGCAAGCTCTATCAAGCTGGCTGGGAAAGCTGA
- a CDS encoding efflux RND transporter periplasmic adaptor subunit, whose translation MKRLLLVCAGVMLVACSKKEPPPEPVRPVLSIKVQSLDEENLGRFAGSIQARYESNVGFRVPGRIASRNVDVGAEVDKGALLATLDPTDQQNQLRSAQGNLASVQAQLINAQANARRQQELFDRGVGAQAQLDVAQTDLKTTQASLDQAKAAVDQAKDQLNYVELRADHKAIVTAWNAEAGQVVSAGQQVVTLAQPDIKEAVIDLPDTLVDQLPADVVFQVAVQLEPSITTTAIVREIEPQAQSATRTRRARLTLTDTPPGFRLGTAISVTLSSAIKPRIELPLTALQEVDGKSRIWVIDPQTQTVSPRDVSLVSRTDSTMVLASGVKSGERVVSAGVNSLKPGQKVKIDEDSPQ comes from the coding sequence ATGAAGCGTCTGTTACTGGTATGCGCCGGTGTGATGCTGGTGGCCTGCTCGAAAAAGGAACCGCCGCCGGAGCCTGTGCGTCCGGTGCTGTCCATCAAGGTCCAGTCCCTGGACGAAGAAAATCTGGGCCGTTTCGCCGGCAGCATCCAGGCCCGTTATGAAAGCAATGTCGGCTTCCGGGTGCCAGGACGCATCGCCAGCCGTAATGTCGATGTCGGTGCCGAAGTGGATAAAGGTGCATTGCTCGCCACGCTCGACCCCACCGATCAGCAGAACCAGTTGCGTTCCGCTCAGGGCAATCTGGCCAGCGTCCAGGCGCAACTCATCAACGCCCAGGCCAACGCCCGGCGTCAGCAAGAGTTGTTCGATCGTGGTGTGGGTGCCCAGGCACAACTCGACGTCGCACAGACCGACCTCAAAACCACCCAGGCCTCCCTTGATCAAGCGAAGGCTGCGGTCGATCAGGCCAAGGACCAGCTCAACTACGTCGAACTGCGTGCCGACCACAAAGCCATCGTCACAGCGTGGAACGCCGAAGCCGGGCAAGTTGTCAGCGCCGGCCAGCAAGTGGTGACCCTGGCGCAGCCGGACATCAAGGAGGCGGTGATCGACCTGCCGGACACCCTGGTCGACCAGTTGCCGGCGGACGTGGTGTTCCAGGTTGCCGTCCAGCTGGAGCCGAGCATCACCACCACTGCCATCGTTCGCGAAATCGAACCCCAGGCGCAAAGTGCGACCCGTACCCGTCGCGCCCGCCTGACACTGACCGACACGCCACCGGGTTTTCGCCTGGGTACGGCGATCAGCGTGACCCTCAGCTCCGCGATCAAACCGCGTATCGAACTGCCCCTGACCGCGCTACAGGAGGTCGATGGCAAATCGCGGATCTGGGTCATCGACCCGCAGACTCAAACCGTTTCCCCGCGAGACGTCAGCCTGGTCAGCCGCACTGACTCAACGATGGTCCTGGCGAGCGGCGTGAAGTCTGGCGAGCGGGTGGTCAGTGCCGGCGTGAATAGCCTGAAACCGGGGCAAAAAGTAAAAATCGATGAGGACAGCCCGCAATGA
- a CDS encoding bifunctional 2-polyprenyl-6-hydroxyphenol methylase/3-demethylubiquinol 3-O-methyltransferase UbiG, with protein MKQTPTDLEQITSTTLGHYNSVAESFREGTRDHDVSQNIDALLRHIQGEAPFDILDFGCGPGRDLQTFTRMGHTAVGLDGSEKFAQMAREDSGCEVWQQDFLKLDLPAERFDGIFANAVLFHIPRQELPRVLKELRGALKPGGVLFSSNPRGENQEGWNGPRYGAYHDLETWQQLLTAAGFVELEHYYRPAGLPREQQAWLASVWRKV; from the coding sequence ATGAAACAGACTCCCACCGACCTCGAGCAGATCACCTCCACCACCCTGGGCCATTACAACTCGGTGGCTGAAAGTTTTCGCGAAGGGACTCGCGATCATGATGTCAGCCAGAACATTGATGCGCTGCTGCGGCATATTCAGGGGGAGGCACCGTTCGACATTCTCGACTTTGGCTGTGGGCCGGGTCGTGATTTGCAAACCTTCACGCGCATGGGCCACACCGCTGTCGGGCTTGATGGCTCGGAGAAGTTTGCGCAGATGGCGCGCGAAGACAGTGGTTGTGAGGTCTGGCAGCAGGATTTTCTGAAGCTGGATTTGCCGGCTGAGCGCTTTGACGGGATCTTCGCCAATGCGGTGCTGTTTCATATTCCGCGTCAGGAATTGCCTCGGGTGTTGAAGGAGTTGCGCGGGGCTTTGAAGCCGGGCGGGGTGTTATTCAGTTCCAATCCGCGTGGCGAGAATCAGGAAGGGTGGAATGGGCCGCGTTATGGGGCGTATCACGATCTTGAGACGTGGCAGCAATTGCTGACGGCGGCGGGGTTTGTAGAGTTGGAGCATTACTACCGGCCGGCGGGGTTGCCGCGCGAGCAGCAGGCTTGGTTGGCGAGTGTTTGGCGCAAGGTGTAA
- a CDS encoding LLM class flavin-dependent oxidoreductase yields MADAKKKILLNAFNMNCIGHINHGLWTHPRDTSTQYKTIEYWTELAQLLERGLFDGLFIADIVGVYDVYQNSVDVPLKESIQLPVNDPLLLVSAMAAVTKNLGFGLTANLTYEPPYLFARRMSTLDHLSRGRVGWNIVTGYLDSAAKAMGLSEQVEHDCRYDQADEYLQVLYKLWEGSWENGAVLNDPQQRIYAQPEKVHKVEHKGEFYQVEGYHLCEPSPQRTPVLFQAGSSDRGLLFAGRHAECVFISGQNKPSTKVQVDKVRASAVEAGRNPEDIKVFMGLNVIVGETEELAWAKHAEYLSYASAEAGVAHFSASTGIDFSEYEIDEPIQYVKSNAIQSATKNLQNNDWTRRKLLEQHALGGRYITVVGSPEQVADELESWITETGLDGFNLTRIVTPESYLDFIDLVIPELQRRGSYKTAYDPGSLREKLFHGEAHLPEQHTGSAFRR; encoded by the coding sequence ATGGCCGATGCCAAAAAGAAGATCCTGCTCAACGCGTTCAACATGAACTGCATCGGGCACATCAACCATGGCCTGTGGACGCATCCACGGGACACTTCAACCCAATACAAGACGATCGAATACTGGACCGAACTGGCACAACTTTTAGAGCGAGGCCTGTTCGACGGTTTGTTCATCGCCGACATCGTCGGCGTGTACGACGTCTACCAAAACTCGGTGGACGTGCCGCTCAAAGAGTCGATCCAACTTCCGGTCAACGACCCGCTGCTGCTGGTCTCGGCCATGGCCGCAGTCACAAAAAACCTTGGCTTCGGCCTCACCGCCAACCTGACGTACGAGCCGCCCTATCTGTTCGCCCGACGCATGTCCACGCTCGATCACCTGAGCCGTGGCCGGGTCGGCTGGAATATCGTCACCGGCTACCTCGACAGCGCCGCCAAGGCCATGGGTTTGAGTGAACAGGTGGAACACGACTGTCGTTACGACCAGGCCGATGAATACCTGCAAGTGCTCTACAAACTCTGGGAAGGCAGCTGGGAAAACGGCGCGGTGCTTAACGATCCGCAGCAGCGGATCTACGCGCAGCCCGAGAAAGTGCACAAGGTCGAGCACAAGGGCGAGTTCTATCAGGTCGAGGGTTATCACCTCTGCGAACCGTCGCCGCAGCGCACACCGGTGCTGTTCCAGGCCGGCAGTTCGGATCGCGGTTTGCTGTTCGCCGGGCGACATGCCGAGTGCGTGTTCATCAGCGGCCAGAACAAACCGTCGACCAAGGTTCAAGTGGACAAGGTGCGCGCCAGTGCCGTCGAGGCCGGGCGCAACCCCGAGGACATCAAGGTGTTCATGGGGCTGAACGTGATTGTCGGCGAAACCGAAGAGCTGGCCTGGGCCAAGCACGCCGAGTACTTGAGCTACGCCAGTGCCGAGGCCGGCGTGGCGCATTTCTCGGCCTCCACCGGGATCGATTTCTCCGAATACGAAATCGACGAACCGATCCAGTACGTGAAGAGCAACGCGATCCAGTCCGCCACCAAGAACTTGCAAAACAACGACTGGACCCGCCGCAAATTACTCGAGCAACACGCGCTTGGTGGTCGCTACATCACCGTGGTGGGTTCGCCTGAGCAAGTGGCTGATGAGCTGGAATCGTGGATCACGGAAACCGGTCTGGATGGCTTCAACCTGACTCGGATTGTCACGCCGGAAAGCTATTTGGATTTCATCGATTTGGTAATTCCGGAGTTGCAACGCCGAGGGTCGTACAAGACCGCTTACGACCCTGGCAGCCTGCGGGAAAAACTGTTTCACGGGGAGGCGCATTTGCCTGAGCAACATACCGGGTCCGCGTTCCGCCGCTAA
- a CDS encoding efflux RND transporter permease subunit, which yields MKGSFNLSEWALKHQSFVWYLMFIALLMGVFSYLNLGREEDPSFTIKTMVIQTRWPGATQEETLKQVTDRIEKKLEELDSLDYVKSYTRPGESTVFVNLRDTTSAKDIPEIWYQVRKKINDIRGDFPQGLQGPGFNDEFGDVFGSVYAFTADGLSMRQLRDYVEQVRAEIREVPGLGKVEMVGEQDEVLYLNFSTRKLAALGIDQRQVVQSLQSQNAVTPAGVIEAGPERISVRTSGQFASEKDLENVNLRLNDRFYRLADIADISRGYVDPATPEFRFNGHPAIGLAIAMKKGGNIQVFGKALHQRMTDLTADLPVGVGVHNVSDQAEVVEKAVGGFTSALFEAVVIVLIVSFISLGVRAGLVVACSIPLVLAMVFVFMEYSGITMQRISLGALIIALGLLVDDAMITVEMMVTRLEMGETKEQAATFAYTSTAFPMLTGTLVTVAGFVPIGLNASSAGEYTFTLFAVIAVAMIVSWIVAVLFAPVIGVHILSANVKPHDAEPGRIGRAFNYGMFWSMRNRWWAIGITIALFVASVFSMQFVQNQFFPSSDRPEILVDLNLPQNASIAETRKAVDKLEATFKGDPDIVRWSTYIGEGAIRFYLPLDQQLQNPYYAQLVIVSKGLESRNALSQRLRERLRKDFVGIGSYVQALEMGPPVGRPIQYRVSGKDIDQVRKHAIALATELDKNSHIGEIIYDWNEPGKVLRIDIAQDKARQLGLSSEDVANLMNSIVVGAPVTQVDDDIYLINVVGRAEDAERGTPETLQNLQIVTPGGTSIPLLAFASVRYELEQPLVWRRDRKPTITIKAAVRDEIQPTDLVKQLQPDIDKFAASLPVGYKVATGGTVEESGKAQGPIAKVVPLMLFLMATFLMIQLHSVQKLFLVASVAPLGLIGVVIALIPTGTPMGFVAILGILALIGIIIRNSVILVTQIDALEKDGHAPWDAVVQATEHRRRPILLTAAAASLGMIPIAREVFWGPMAYAMIGGIIIATLLTLLFLPALYVAWYKIREPKKEVQ from the coding sequence ATGAAAGGGAGTTTCAACTTATCCGAATGGGCCCTCAAGCATCAGTCGTTTGTCTGGTATTTGATGTTCATCGCGCTGCTGATGGGCGTGTTCTCGTACCTGAACCTGGGCCGCGAGGAAGACCCGTCGTTCACCATCAAAACCATGGTGATCCAGACCCGCTGGCCGGGCGCGACCCAGGAAGAAACCCTCAAGCAGGTCACTGACCGGATCGAGAAAAAACTCGAAGAGCTCGACTCGCTCGACTACGTGAAAAGCTATACGCGCCCCGGCGAGTCGACGGTTTTCGTAAACTTGCGTGATACCACCAGCGCCAAGGACATTCCGGAAATCTGGTATCAGGTGCGCAAGAAGATCAACGACATTCGCGGCGACTTCCCCCAAGGCCTGCAAGGGCCGGGGTTCAACGATGAATTCGGTGACGTGTTCGGCTCGGTGTACGCCTTTACCGCCGACGGTTTGTCGATGCGCCAATTGCGCGATTACGTCGAGCAGGTCCGCGCCGAGATCCGCGAAGTACCGGGGCTGGGCAAGGTCGAGATGGTCGGCGAGCAGGATGAAGTCCTCTACCTGAACTTCTCCACTCGCAAACTGGCGGCGCTGGGCATCGATCAGCGCCAGGTAGTGCAGAGCCTGCAATCGCAGAACGCGGTGACGCCGGCCGGTGTGATCGAGGCCGGTCCCGAGCGGATTTCCGTGCGTACGTCGGGGCAGTTTGCCTCTGAGAAGGACCTGGAAAACGTCAATCTGCGCCTCAACGACCGCTTCTACCGCCTGGCCGATATTGCCGACATCAGCCGTGGCTATGTCGACCCGGCGACACCGGAGTTCCGCTTTAACGGCCACCCTGCCATCGGCCTCGCCATTGCGATGAAGAAGGGCGGCAACATTCAGGTGTTCGGCAAGGCGTTGCACCAGCGCATGACCGACCTGACTGCCGACCTGCCGGTGGGCGTCGGCGTGCACAACGTTTCCGACCAGGCCGAAGTGGTGGAAAAAGCCGTCGGCGGCTTTACCAGCGCACTGTTCGAAGCGGTGGTGATCGTGCTGATCGTCAGCTTCATCAGCCTCGGCGTACGTGCCGGTCTGGTGGTGGCGTGCTCGATTCCGCTGGTGCTGGCGATGGTCTTCGTCTTCATGGAATACAGCGGCATCACCATGCAGCGGATTTCCCTCGGTGCGCTGATCATTGCGCTCGGGCTGCTGGTGGATGACGCGATGATCACCGTCGAAATGATGGTCACGCGCCTGGAAATGGGCGAGACCAAGGAGCAAGCGGCCACGTTCGCCTACACCTCGACGGCGTTCCCGATGCTCACTGGTACGCTGGTGACGGTGGCCGGTTTCGTGCCCATCGGCCTGAACGCCAGCTCGGCCGGCGAGTACACCTTCACGCTGTTCGCGGTGATCGCGGTGGCCATGATCGTGTCGTGGATTGTCGCGGTGCTGTTCGCCCCGGTGATCGGCGTGCACATCCTCAGCGCCAACGTGAAACCTCACGACGCAGAACCGGGACGCATCGGTCGGGCGTTCAATTACGGCATGTTCTGGTCCATGCGCAATCGCTGGTGGGCGATCGGCATCACCATCGCACTGTTTGTGGCGTCGGTGTTTTCCATGCAGTTCGTGCAGAACCAGTTCTTCCCGTCTTCGGACCGCCCGGAAATCCTCGTCGACCTGAACCTGCCACAAAACGCTTCGATCGCCGAAACCCGCAAGGCTGTGGACAAGCTCGAAGCGACCTTCAAGGGCGATCCGGACATCGTGCGCTGGAGCACCTACATCGGCGAAGGGGCGATCCGTTTCTACCTGCCCCTCGACCAGCAATTGCAGAACCCGTATTACGCGCAACTGGTGATCGTCAGCAAAGGGCTGGAATCGCGTAACGCGCTTAGCCAACGCTTGCGCGAGCGACTGCGTAAGGATTTTGTCGGTATCGGCAGCTACGTCCAGGCGTTGGAAATGGGCCCGCCGGTAGGGCGGCCGATTCAGTACCGGGTCAGCGGCAAGGACATCGATCAGGTGCGCAAACACGCCATCGCCCTGGCCACCGAACTGGATAAAAACTCGCACATCGGCGAGATCATTTACGACTGGAACGAACCGGGCAAAGTCCTGCGCATCGACATCGCGCAGGACAAGGCACGGCAATTGGGGCTGTCGTCGGAAGACGTGGCCAACCTGATGAACAGCATTGTGGTCGGTGCGCCGGTGACACAGGTCGATGACGATATCTACCTGATCAACGTGGTGGGTCGTGCCGAAGACGCCGAACGCGGCACCCCGGAAACCCTGCAGAACTTGCAGATCGTCACGCCGGGCGGCACGTCGATTCCGCTGCTGGCGTTCGCCTCCGTGCGCTATGAACTTGAGCAACCGCTGGTCTGGCGCCGCGACCGCAAACCGACCATCACCATCAAGGCTGCGGTGCGCGACGAAATTCAGCCGACCGACCTGGTGAAACAACTCCAACCCGACATCGACAAATTCGCCGCCAGTTTGCCGGTGGGCTACAAGGTCGCCACTGGCGGCACCGTCGAGGAAAGCGGCAAGGCCCAGGGGCCAATTGCCAAGGTTGTGCCGTTGATGCTGTTTTTGATGGCGACCTTTCTGATGATCCAGTTGCACAGCGTGCAGAAGCTGTTCCTGGTGGCCAGCGTCGCGCCGCTCGGCTTGATCGGCGTGGTGATAGCGCTGATCCCGACGGGCACGCCGATGGGCTTTGTTGCGATTCTGGGGATTCTGGCGCTGATCGGCATCATCATCCGCAACTCGGTGATTCTGGTGACGCAGATTGACGCCCTGGAGAAGGACGGTCATGCACCGTGGGATGCGGTGGTGCAAGCCACAGAGCATCGTCGCCGGCCGATTCTGCTGACGGCAGCGGCGGCGAGCCTGGGGATGATCCCGATCGCCCGAGAGGTGTTCTGGGGGCCGATGGCTTACGCGATGATTGGCGGGATTATTATTGCGACGTTGCTGACGTTGCTGTTTTTGCCGGCGCTTTATGTGGCCTGGTACAAGATTCGCGAACCGAAGAAAGAAGTGCAGTAA
- a CDS encoding efflux RND transporter periplasmic adaptor subunit: protein MVGPGLKTVVGLSLLVLLSACGDKKPVEKDRPRVFVQEVKPADYAATVTLTGDVQARVQTDLSFRVAGKIIQRTVDVGDRVSAKQVLAKLDPKDLQTNVDSAQAQVVAEQARVKQTAAAFVRQQKLLPKGYTSQSEFDSAQAALRSSQSALTAAQAQLANAREQLSYTALVADAPGVITARQAEVGQVVQATVPIFSLARDGERDAVFNVYESLLTEPPEGKTVVVSLLDNPAIKTTGTVREITPAVSAQTGTVQVKVTLNGLPEGMQLGSVVSATAKTPGKSAVELPWSALTKNLSDPAVWLVDGEGKAQLHTVTVGRYLTGKVIISAGLKGGEKVVIAGGQLLHPGVKVEIAENTYKDLAAGAQP, encoded by the coding sequence ATGGTGGGTCCCGGATTGAAAACAGTGGTTGGCCTGAGCCTCCTTGTCCTGCTGAGCGCCTGTGGCGATAAAAAACCGGTCGAAAAGGACCGTCCGCGGGTATTCGTGCAAGAGGTAAAACCTGCGGATTACGCGGCGACGGTGACCCTGACCGGTGATGTCCAGGCGCGGGTCCAGACCGACCTGTCGTTCCGCGTTGCCGGCAAGATCATCCAGCGTACAGTCGATGTCGGTGATCGGGTTTCGGCCAAACAGGTCCTGGCTAAACTCGATCCCAAGGACCTGCAAACCAACGTCGACTCAGCTCAGGCACAGGTCGTCGCCGAGCAGGCCCGAGTCAAACAGACCGCTGCCGCTTTCGTTCGCCAGCAAAAACTCCTGCCCAAGGGCTACACCAGCCAGAGCGAGTTCGATTCCGCCCAAGCCGCCTTGCGCAGCAGCCAAAGCGCCCTGACGGCTGCCCAGGCGCAACTGGCCAACGCCCGTGAACAACTGAGCTACACCGCGTTGGTCGCTGACGCGCCGGGGGTGATTACCGCGCGCCAGGCCGAGGTCGGCCAGGTGGTGCAGGCCACCGTGCCGATTTTCAGCCTGGCGCGTGATGGTGAACGTGACGCGGTGTTCAACGTCTACGAATCGCTGCTGACAGAGCCGCCAGAGGGGAAAACGGTGGTCGTCAGCCTGCTCGACAACCCCGCGATCAAAACCACTGGCACCGTTCGGGAAATCACCCCGGCCGTCTCCGCGCAGACCGGCACGGTGCAGGTCAAAGTCACTCTCAACGGACTACCGGAAGGCATGCAGCTCGGTTCGGTGGTGAGTGCCACGGCCAAGACACCAGGCAAATCGGCGGTCGAACTGCCTTGGTCGGCTCTGACGAAAAATCTCAGCGACCCGGCGGTGTGGCTGGTGGACGGCGAGGGCAAGGCGCAGCTGCACACGGTCACTGTCGGCCGCTACCTGACTGGCAAAGTGATCATCAGCGCCGGCCTGAAGGGTGGCGAAAAAGTCGTCATCGCCGGCGGCCAGTTGCTGCACCCCGGCGTGAAGGTGGAGATCGCCGAAAACACCTATAAGGATTTAGCGGCGGGAGCCCAGCCATGA
- a CDS encoding methionine ABC transporter ATP-binding protein encodes MTAATQLRLETPEPHKVEQTELHPALNRAHVRFIGLGKTYNGQLGPVAALHGIDLAIQRGEVFGIIGRSGAGKSSLIRTINRLEQPSTGRVLIDQVDIGEFDEDRLVALRRRIGMIFQHFNLMSAKTVWQNVELPLKVAGVPKEKREQKVRELLELVGLQEKHKAYPAQLSGGQKQRVGIARALVHDPAILLCDEATSALDPETTQSILGLLREINQRLGLTIVLITHEMAVIRDICDRVVVLEHGRIVEQGPVWEVFGNPQHEVSKTLLAPLQHGLPEELQSRLQAHPQSSDAAVVLRLQFTGSASDEPDLAALFSALGGRVRLLQGGVERIQGHALGQLLLAVTGSSLGAEDLRQRAGHWAQQVEVLGYVV; translated from the coding sequence ATGACGGCAGCCACCCAACTGCGACTGGAAACTCCAGAGCCCCACAAAGTCGAACAGACCGAACTGCATCCAGCGCTCAACCGCGCTCACGTGCGCTTCATCGGCCTGGGCAAAACCTACAACGGCCAGCTAGGTCCGGTGGCGGCCCTGCACGGCATCGACCTGGCGATCCAGCGCGGCGAGGTGTTCGGCATCATCGGCCGTAGCGGCGCCGGCAAGTCGTCGCTGATTCGCACGATCAACCGTCTGGAACAACCGAGCACGGGGCGCGTGCTGATCGATCAGGTCGACATCGGCGAGTTCGATGAAGACCGCTTGGTGGCGCTGCGTCGGCGCATCGGCATGATCTTCCAGCACTTCAACCTGATGTCGGCCAAGACGGTTTGGCAGAACGTCGAATTGCCGTTGAAAGTCGCCGGTGTGCCGAAGGAAAAACGCGAGCAGAAAGTCCGCGAATTGCTGGAACTGGTGGGCCTGCAAGAGAAACACAAGGCCTATCCGGCGCAGCTGTCCGGCGGGCAGAAACAGCGCGTCGGCATCGCCCGCGCCTTGGTGCATGACCCGGCGATTCTGCTGTGCGACGAAGCCACCTCGGCGCTGGACCCGGAAACCACGCAATCAATCCTCGGCCTGCTGCGCGAGATCAATCAGCGCCTGGGCCTGACCATCGTGCTGATCACCCACGAGATGGCGGTGATCCGCGATATCTGCGACCGAGTCGTGGTGCTGGAGCACGGGCGAATCGTCGAACAAGGGCCGGTCTGGGAAGTCTTTGGCAACCCGCAGCACGAGGTCAGCAAAACCTTGCTGGCGCCGTTGCAACATGGTTTGCCGGAAGAATTGCAAAGCCGCTTGCAGGCACATCCACAGTCCTCGGACGCCGCTGTTGTGCTGCGTTTGCAGTTCACCGGCAGTGCGAGCGACGAGCCAGACTTGGCCGCGTTGTTCAGTGCCCTCGGCGGTCGCGTGCGCTTGCTGCAAGGTGGCGTGGAACGGATTCAGGGCCATGCCCTCGGGCAATTGCTGCTGGCGGTGACCGGTTCCTCCCTCGGCGCAGAGGACTTGCGTCAACGCGCCGGCCACTGGGCGCAACAGGTGGAGGTGCTGGGTTATGTGGTTTGA
- a CDS encoding methionine ABC transporter permease gives MWFDRLLQGFIDTFLMVGVSSLIALLAGIPLAVILVTSSKGGIYEAPALNRALGAFVNLFRSIPFLILMVALIPFTRLIVGTTYGVWAAVVPLTIAATPFFARIAEVSLREVDHGLIEAAQAMGCRRWHIVWHVLLPESLPGIVGGFTITLVTMINSSAMAGAIGAGGLGDIAYRYGYQRFDSQIMLTVIVLLVVLVAAIQLGGDRLARGLNKR, from the coding sequence ATGTGGTTTGATCGCTTGCTGCAAGGCTTCATCGACACCTTCCTGATGGTCGGCGTGTCGTCATTGATCGCGCTGCTGGCGGGCATTCCGCTGGCGGTGATTCTGGTCACCAGCTCCAAGGGCGGGATCTATGAAGCGCCGGCGCTGAACCGTGCGTTGGGCGCGTTCGTGAACCTGTTCCGCTCGATTCCGTTTCTGATTTTGATGGTGGCGCTGATTCCGTTTACGCGGTTGATCGTCGGCACCACGTACGGCGTTTGGGCCGCTGTGGTACCGCTGACCATTGCCGCCACGCCGTTCTTTGCGCGCATTGCCGAAGTCAGTTTGCGTGAGGTTGATCACGGGTTGATCGAAGCGGCGCAGGCGATGGGTTGCCGGCGCTGGCATATCGTTTGGCATGTGTTGTTGCCCGAGTCGCTGCCGGGGATTGTCGGCGGTTTCACGATTACGTTGGTGACGATGATCAACTCGTCGGCCATGGCGGGGGCGATTGGTGCCGGCGGGTTGGGCGACATCGCTTATCGGTACGGGTATCAGCGATTTGATAGCCAGATCATGTTGACGGTGATTGTATTGCTGGTGGTGTTGGTGGCGGCGATTCAATTGGGCGGGGATCGGTTGGCGCGGGGTCTCAATAAGCGTTGA